ACTGGAACTTGAATAGGGGCGCCTGTATTAGTTACTTCAATGCTTCGCTTTAAGCCTTCCGAGCCGCCCATTGCAATCGCGCGAACTTTATTGTCGCCTAATTGTTGCTGGACCTCTAATGTTAGGCCTGTTTCTGTAACGATTAAGGCATCATAAATATTCGGAATACTGTCTGCCGGGAATTCGACGTCAATAACCGCACCAATGATTTGTATAATTTTTCCGCTGCTCATTTTGATTTTCCTTTTTTAAACTCTATTTTTGAATTTTATACTGCGGCTGCACCACTTACTATCTCAGAAATTTCCTGAGTAATTGCTGCTTGCCTTGCTTTGTTATATACCAACTCTAATTCATCTACCATATCACCCGCATTGTCAGTTGCACTCTTCATAGCAATCATTCTAGAAGATTGCTCAGAAGCAATGTTTTCCACCAATCCTTGATAAACAATAGCCTCAATGTACCTAACTAATAATGCACTTAACGCTGTTTGTGCATCCGGCTCATAAAGATAATCCCAGTGATGGTTCATACTTTCTGATTCTGAAGCAACCATTGGAATTAATTGTGCAGTTGTTGGCACTTGTGTCATGGTGTTTTCAAATCTGTTATAGGCAACTGACAATTGCTGAATCTCGTCATTGTCATATGCATCTAGCATAACTTTAACTGTGCCTAAAAGATCGTCAAAATGAGGTGCATCTCCAAGACCTGTCAATACAGACTTAATATTTAAACCTAAATTCTTGAAAAATGAAGTGGCTTTTTTACCAATGGTACAAATTTCAACCTCTATACCTTTTGCTTGATAGTCCGCCACTTCTTTTAACAGGCTTCTAAATAGATTAGTGTTCAAACCACCACACAAGCCTCTATCACTTGAAACGATAATAATACCAACACGTTTAAGCTCACCAACTTCTTTCATATAGGGATGCGTAAATTCTGGGTGTGCATTTGCCAAATGACTAATTACCTTAGTAATTTTTTCAGAATAAGGTCGCGACTCAAGCATCCTTTGTTGAGCTTTTTTCATTTTAGACGCGGCCACCATTTCCATAGCCGATGTGATCTTTTGAGTATTTTTAATACTCGCGATCTGCGTTCTAATTTCCTTTCCAGCTGCCATATTATTTATTTACCAAGTGTGGTTTGCCTTGAAATCATCAATTGCAGCTTGTAATTTGCTAGCAATATCATCATTATAATCGCCGTTCTCGTTGATGTCGTCCATTAACTCTGTTTGATTAGAGCCCATGTAGGCTAATAGTGCTTTTTCAAAATCAACTACTTTATTCGCTTCAAGATCATCCAATGATCCAGAGTTTGCAGCAAACAATGAAGTAGCTAGTTCAGCAACAGACAAAGGTTTATATTGGTCTTGCTTCATTAGTTCTGTCACTCTTTGTCCACGATCAATTTGTGCTTTAGTTTCAGCGTCAAGGTCTGAAGCAAATTGAGCGAAAGCTGCTAATTCCCTATATTGAGCTAAGTCTAGTCGAACACCGCCACCTAACTTCTTAATAATCTTAGTTTGCGCTGCACCACCCACACGAGATACTGAAAGTCCTGCGTTAATAGCGGGTCTAATACCAGCATTAAACAAATCCGTTTCTAAGAAAATCTGACCATCTGTAATTGAAATTACATTAGTTGGTACGAATGCTGAAACGTCGCCACCTTGTGTTTCAATAATTGGAAGTGCAGTTAACGAGCCTGTTTTACCTTTAACTTCACCGTTTGTCATTTGCTCAACATACTCTGCATTCACACGAGATGCGCGCTCTAATAAACGGGAGTGCAAGTAGAATACATCGCCTGGATAAGCTTCACGTCCTGGTGGACGTTTTAGTAGCAACGATACTTCGCGATATGCCCATGCTTGCTTAGTTAAATCATCATAAACAATTAAAGCATCTTCACCACGGTCACGGAAATATTCCGCCATCGAACAGCCTGCATAAGGAGCGATATATTGTAGCGATGGAGAGGAGGCTGCACCAGCATTGACAATAATTGTATTTTCTAATGCACCGTGCTCTTCAAGTTTGCGCACAACAGCTGCTACTGAAGAATCTTTTTGGCCAATAGCAACATAAACACAACGAATGCCTGTGTCTTTTTGATTGATAATTGCATCAATGGCAACAGCCGTCTTACCTGTTTGACGATCTCCAATGATAAGTTCACGTTGACCACGGCCAACTGGAACCATCGCATCAATTGCCTTAACACCTGTTTGAATTGGCTGGTCAACTGACTTACGCTCAATAACGCCTGGCGCCATAATTTCTAGTGGAAGAGACTCTGTTGTATCAATAGCACCTTTACCATCAATTGGCTGACCCAATGGGTTTACCACGCGTCCTAATAACGCTTCACCTACTGGTACTTCAACCAGTCTGTTGGTACATTTAACAATATCACCTTCTGATAGGTGAAGATAGCTGCCCAAGACAACTGCACCCACTGAATCTTGCTCAAGGTTAAGCGCCATGCCGAAGGTGTTATTTGGAAATTCAAGCATTTCACCAAACTGTACGTCAGCTAAGCCATGAATTCGAACAATACCATCACTTACACTAACAATAACACCTTCTGTGCGTGCCTCTGCTTTAAAGTCGAAACCTTCTATTTGTTTTTTAATTAAATCACTAATTTCGCTGGCGTTTAATTGCATAACCCTTCCTTTTATATAAATTTATAATTAATGTGTTGTAAGACGCAAGCTTAGCTCGTCTGAACGAGCTTTAATCGACATATCGATCACTTTGTCTCCTAATTTTATAACCAGACCACCAACAAGAGCATCATCAATAGTGGTCTCAATACTAACATTTGTATTGTATTTTTTACCAAGATCTGTAGCAATGCTTTTCTCTTCTGAAGCTGTTAACTTGTAAGCACTATAAACTTGAAATAATTTTGAATCCTCAAATTCATTAGCACGCTCTTCAAATAAAGTAAGAATACTAGGTAGTGCCTCTGTTCGGCTATTTTCCAGAATCAAAGATAAAAATTCAGCTTCTTTAGTATCCAGCTTTCTCTCAGCTATCTTTACTACCAAGCCTCGAATAGCATCACTTTTCTCTTGCCTTGTAACGCTTGGAGAGTCAAGATAGCGCTGCATCTTCTCATTATTCACAAGTGAAGCAGCTGCCTCTAATACTGACTTCCAGCCATCATATGACTTGTCTTGCTGTGCAATTTCAAATACTGCATTGGCATAAGGCTTGGCAATTGTTACTAATTCCATAATTGATTACTATAGTGTTTGAGACAATTTGTTAAGCATGGTCTTGTGCGTTTTAGCGTCCACTTCTTTAGATAAAACGGCGCTAACACCCTGCATCACAAGACTTGATACTTGGCTTTGCAATTCATTGCGCACCCGTACCTTATCTTGTTCAAGCTCTATTGTTGCTTGTGACTTAACTTTTTCTGCAGCTTGCAAAGCGACATCTTTAGCCTCTTCAACCATATTAGAGGCCTGCTTTGATGCATTAGCAATAATTTCAGAAGCTTGATCTTTTGACTGATTAATTAGCTCTTGTGCTTTTTGCTCAGCCTCTATCTGCTCTGAAAGTCCACGTTCTGCCGCAAGCAAGCCATCTTCGATATGCTTTTTACGCTCTTCCATTGCGGCAACAATTGGAGGCCAAATAAATTTCATGCAAAACCATGTAAACATGGTGAACATAATTAATTGGCCAATCATTGTCAAATTAATATTCATAGCTTAAACCTTTATCTTTAAATTAACAGTGTTTATCCGGCAACCGCAAATAAAATATACATTGAGATACCAACTGCAATCATTGGTACCGCATCAACTAGTCCCATTACAATAAACATCTGTGTTCTAAGCATTGGAATAAGCTCCGGCTGGCGCGCTGCACCCTCGAGAAACTTTGCGCCTAATGTACCAATACCTACTGCTGCACCTAATGCACCTAAGCCCATTAAAATTGCACCTGCTAAAAATAGCGTTCCTTGTACTTCTGTCATCTTCTACTCCTGTTTATAAAAAATTAATGCTCGTCTTTCTGATGAGCCATGTCCATATATACGATTACTAGTGTCATAAAAATAAACGCTTGTAATAATACAATTAAAATGTGGAAAATTGCCCACGGTAATGATAAAGTCCATTGCAAGTAAAACGGCAATAAGGCAATTAGAATAAAAATCATTTCTCCTGCATACATATTACCAAATAAACGTAATGACAATGAAACCGGCTTTGCAATAAGATTAACGCCTTCTAAAAAAAGGTTAAATATTATCATTTTTTTACCAAAAGGATGGAATGCTAATTCCGAACCAAAACCCGCTGCGCCTTTTTCTTTAATACTGTAAAAAATAATCAATATAAAAATACCAAGAGCCATACCAAAAGTGGCGTTTGGATCAGTGGTTGGAACCACTTTAAAAAATACATGATGAGGGTCTGCACCAAAAAAAGCACCAATTTGTTGGGCAAGGTGCGGTAACCAATCAACTGGAACAAGGTCCATGGTATTCATCAGTACAATCCAGATAAAGACTGTTAGCGCTAAAGGGGCTACCATTGGATTTTTGCCGCTGAAAGAGCCTCGAACATTTTCATTAATAAAATCAATGATGCTCTCAACAAAATTTTGCATTCCTGATGGTGTGTCGGCAGTCATGCGTTTACCAACCCGATAAAATAAGGATAAGAATAGAGCGCCTAATACAAATGAGACACCAAGTGTGTCCACATGAAATGCCATAAAGCCCATATCTTTTGCTGCTTCCGACGTGCTTGCAAATTCCCAAATACCTGTATTTGGATTTTGACCATAGGTCAAGTTTTGCAGATGATGCCTAATATATTCGGAAGATGTTAAGGTTTCAGATGCCATTGTAGGTAATAAGTTAAACTTAAATTAATTAAAAAAAAACTCAATATAACGCCAAATGGATCTAATTGTTGCATAGCCAGCACAAGCAAAACCCCAACTAACATAAGCCTCTCTATTAAAGAAATCCTGGATAGACCTATAATCTTTCCAGGATTTCTTATATTTTTAAGCTTAAGCTGTTGGATTCTCCAATACAGCAGACCTTGGTTTATAATGGCAATCAAGCCCCCGACAACAATTTCCATAGGTGAAATCATTATACATAAACCAGCTTACCGGCGTCAAATGTTTTTTTATATTATGAATATATGTACCGGACTCATTTTGAATTTTAATATCACAATGTTTTAATACATTTGACAATGCTTAAAGACGTACAAGTGATGTAATTTAGGCAAAAAAGGTAAAGTGGTGTACCTAGCTAAAATTGCTTTTGAAAAGTTCTTTATTCGAAATATGAAAATTGGCAACCCAGCGCCGGGCTATCAAAAGTATATCTTTAAGATGTTAAAAATTTAACGTCTTAAGAAAAATAAAGTCTAGACAAAAAGCCGCGAAAGTTTTTTTATAAGTTGATTCTATTGAACACGACTACTAGTAATCATTTCAGCAGCAGCCACTCTTGCTTTGTCAGTAATGGTTGCGCCGCCTAAAATACGTGCCACTTCGTCAACCCTTTGCTCATCTTTTAGCTGTTCAACAGTAGTTTGTGCACCTTGTGCGTTTTGCACCTTGCTGACTCGCAAATGTTGGTGGCCAAACGAGGCCACTTGCGCCAAATGCGTAATACAGATAATTTGATAATTCTTAGCAAGCTCCTGCAGTTTTCTGCCAACAACTTCAGCCACTGCTCCACTAATACCAACATCCACTTCGTCAAAAATTAAGGTTGGCGTATATTCACTATCGCTACTAACCACCGAAATTGCAAGTGATATGCGCGATAGCTCACCACCTGAGGCAACTTTTTTTAGTGGCTTAAATTCTTGGCCCATATTAGTTGTCACCAAAAACTCTATTGATTCATGGCCGTTTAAATGCACGCCATCAGGCTTTTCATTAAGCCCAACTTTAAATTCACTGCCCGGCATGCCCAACACTTGCATGGCTTCTGTAACGAGTTTTGAGAGCTCGCCTGCTTTAGCATGTCGTGCTTTAGAAAACGCCTGTGCTTTATTTTGATATTGCTTGACAAGCACCTCGAGCTGATCATTCATTTCATCAATAGAGTTCGCGCCGCCGCCAATGTCTTCTAGTTTTATACTCAACTGATCACGCACTATTATCAATTCCTCAATTTGACACTGATGCTTGCGGCCCAGTGAATATAGCTCGGAAATTCGCTCCTCCATTTCCTGCGCACTCTGTCCATCGGTTGATAATCGGCTTAAATATTGTGTCAGCTCATAAACAGCCTCTTGAGTTTGCACTTGCGCCGAGCTGAGTAATTCAACCCCAGCCTGAAGCCTGTTGTCCATTTCAAATGCTTCAGACAATTGCGAGCTGAGCGTTAATAACTGCGCATTTGCACCCGTCTCACTCTCTAGTTGATTTAATACATCAGACATCTTTTCATTAATCGCTTGAGAATTGGCACTGGTTTTAAAATTTGACTCGATGGTATTAAGCTCGTCTTGATCAAGCATTGCCTCATTGAGCTCTTCTACCTGATGCAAATATAACGCCTGCTGCTGCTCTATAATATCTTGATTATTAAGTAAATTATTTACCTTTTCACTCAATATCTTGTGCGCTTTGACTACTTCATTAAGTGCTTGCTTATCGGATTCCAATTGTGCAAATCCATCTAGT
This genomic interval from Candidatus Thioglobus sp. contains the following:
- a CDS encoding F0F1 ATP synthase subunit B, translating into MNINLTMIGQLIMFTMFTWFCMKFIWPPIVAAMEERKKHIEDGLLAAERGLSEQIEAEQKAQELINQSKDQASEIIANASKQASNMVEEAKDVALQAAEKVKSQATIELEQDKVRVRNELQSQVSSLVMQGVSAVLSKEVDAKTHKTMLNKLSQTL
- the atpG gene encoding F0F1 ATP synthase subunit gamma, with the translated sequence MAAGKEIRTQIASIKNTQKITSAMEMVAASKMKKAQQRMLESRPYSEKITKVISHLANAHPEFTHPYMKEVGELKRVGIIIVSSDRGLCGGLNTNLFRSLLKEVADYQAKGIEVEICTIGKKATSFFKNLGLNIKSVLTGLGDAPHFDDLLGTVKVMLDAYDNDEIQQLSVAYNRFENTMTQVPTTAQLIPMVASESESMNHHWDYLYEPDAQTALSALLVRYIEAIVYQGLVENIASEQSSRMIAMKSATDNAGDMVDELELVYNKARQAAITQEISEIVSGAAAV
- the atpB gene encoding F0F1 ATP synthase subunit A, which codes for MASETLTSSEYIRHHLQNLTYGQNPNTGIWEFASTSEAAKDMGFMAFHVDTLGVSFVLGALFLSLFYRVGKRMTADTPSGMQNFVESIIDFINENVRGSFSGKNPMVAPLALTVFIWIVLMNTMDLVPVDWLPHLAQQIGAFFGADPHHVFFKVVPTTDPNATFGMALGIFILIIFYSIKEKGAAGFGSELAFHPFGKKMIIFNLFLEGVNLIAKPVSLSLRLFGNMYAGEMIFILIALLPFYLQWTLSLPWAIFHILIVLLQAFIFMTLVIVYMDMAHQKDEH
- the recN gene encoding DNA repair protein RecN → MLSQLTVKNLAVVERLDLSFEPGMSTVTGETGAGKSILLQALGLALGVRADSNLVRHGKEKADISAAFALEHNQTVQDFLSEHSLEDEGECILRRVITSDGRSKAFINGNSVPLSTVRNVGDLLLDIHGQNEHQLLLRPDQQMKLLDGFAQLESDKQALNEVVKAHKILSEKVNNLLNNQDIIEQQQALYLHQVEELNEAMLDQDELNTIESNFKTSANSQAINEKMSDVLNQLESETGANAQLLTLSSQLSEAFEMDNRLQAGVELLSSAQVQTQEAVYELTQYLSRLSTDGQSAQEMEERISELYSLGRKHQCQIEELIIVRDQLSIKLEDIGGGANSIDEMNDQLEVLVKQYQNKAQAFSKARHAKAGELSKLVTEAMQVLGMPGSEFKVGLNEKPDGVHLNGHESIEFLVTTNMGQEFKPLKKVASGGELSRISLAISVVSSDSEYTPTLIFDEVDVGISGAVAEVVGRKLQELAKNYQIICITHLAQVASFGHQHLRVSKVQNAQGAQTTVEQLKDEQRVDEVARILGGATITDKARVAAAEMITSSRVQ
- the atpE gene encoding F0F1 ATP synthase subunit C, which encodes MTEVQGTLFLAGAILMGLGALGAAVGIGTLGAKFLEGAARQPELIPMLRTQMFIVMGLVDAVPMIAVGISMYILFAVAG
- a CDS encoding F0F1 ATP synthase subunit delta produces the protein MELVTIAKPYANAVFEIAQQDKSYDGWKSVLEAAASLVNNEKMQRYLDSPSVTRQEKSDAIRGLVVKIAERKLDTKEAEFLSLILENSRTEALPSILTLFEERANEFEDSKLFQVYSAYKLTASEEKSIATDLGKKYNTNVSIETTIDDALVGGLVIKLGDKVIDMSIKARSDELSLRLTTH
- the atpA gene encoding F0F1 ATP synthase subunit alpha, which produces MQLNASEISDLIKKQIEGFDFKAEARTEGVIVSVSDGIVRIHGLADVQFGEMLEFPNNTFGMALNLEQDSVGAVVLGSYLHLSEGDIVKCTNRLVEVPVGEALLGRVVNPLGQPIDGKGAIDTTESLPLEIMAPGVIERKSVDQPIQTGVKAIDAMVPVGRGQRELIIGDRQTGKTAVAIDAIINQKDTGIRCVYVAIGQKDSSVAAVVRKLEEHGALENTIIVNAGAASSPSLQYIAPYAGCSMAEYFRDRGEDALIVYDDLTKQAWAYREVSLLLKRPPGREAYPGDVFYLHSRLLERASRVNAEYVEQMTNGEVKGKTGSLTALPIIETQGGDVSAFVPTNVISITDGQIFLETDLFNAGIRPAINAGLSVSRVGGAAQTKIIKKLGGGVRLDLAQYRELAAFAQFASDLDAETKAQIDRGQRVTELMKQDQYKPLSVAELATSLFAANSGSLDDLEANKVVDFEKALLAYMGSNQTELMDDINENGDYNDDIASKLQAAIDDFKANHTW